One window from the genome of Paracoccus zhejiangensis encodes:
- a CDS encoding sarcosine oxidase subunit alpha family protein, whose product MSQSHRIEGGLIDRTRRLDFRFDGKSYQGHPGDTLASALMANGVRLMGRSFKYHRPRGPLTAGSEEPNALVELRRGARQEPNTRATVAELYDGLDARSQNRIGALSFDLLAVNDLMSPFLAAGFYYKTFMWPKAFWEKLYEPMIRRAAGLGSLSRETDPDLYDKGFLHCDLLVIGGGPAGLAAALTAGRAGADVILADEDFLIGGRLNAETLTLGDASGADWAKASAAELASLPNVRLMPRTTVIGAFDHGIYGALERNADHLPAPAAGKPRQTLWRIYAKRSLLCAGATERPIAFRNNDRPGILMGAALRSYANRWAAVPAQEVAIFTNNDDGHRTAADLLAKGVRVAAVIDSRSDAPKPGGYEVLAGAVVTDAAGRLGLKSVTVKLASGETKVIPCQLLGVSGGWNPNVHLTCHQRGRPVWDASLSSFVPGGVLPPGLSVAGAAQGQMSTAACLRSGAEAAVAALSDLGVTAHPADLPEAEDAPYRITPLYHVPGKGRAWLDQQNDVTVKDVKLAHQEGYVSVEHLKRYTTLGMATDQGKTANLGGLAVMAEMTGKSIPETGTTIFRPPYTPVPIAAFAGRSAGKDFRPTRLTPSHHWAARQGAVFVEVGMWMRAQWFPRPGETQWRQSVDREVLATRKSVGICDVTTLGKIDVQGSEAAEFLNRIYANAFAKLPVGKVRYGLMLREDGMVMDDGTAARLAEDHFVMTTTTANAVGVYRHMEFCRQCLWPDLDVQIISTTEAWAQYSVAGPNARKLLQKIVDPEHDLSNEAFPYMGCAEITVCGGLRARLFRISFSGELAYEIAVPTRYGDALMQRLVKAGAEFDAVVYGTEALGVMRIEKGHAAGNELNGTSTALNLGMGGMVSKKKDSIGSTLSEREGLNREDALVLVGFRPVNPAESFTAGSHFIAREAEANATNDQGYMTSVCFSPSLGHSIGLGFLKNGAARKGEVLRAVNPVQDAETLVEVVSPHFIDPEGERVRA is encoded by the coding sequence ATGAGCCAGAGCCACCGGATCGAGGGCGGGCTGATCGACCGCACGCGGCGGCTCGACTTCCGCTTTGACGGCAAGAGCTATCAGGGCCATCCGGGCGACACGCTGGCCTCGGCGCTGATGGCCAATGGCGTGCGGCTGATGGGCCGATCCTTCAAGTATCACCGCCCGCGCGGCCCGCTGACCGCCGGTTCCGAGGAACCGAATGCGCTGGTCGAGCTGCGCCGCGGCGCGCGCCAGGAACCGAACACCCGCGCGACCGTGGCCGAGCTTTACGACGGGCTGGACGCGCGCAGCCAGAACCGGATCGGCGCGCTGTCCTTTGACCTGCTGGCGGTCAATGACCTGATGTCGCCCTTCCTCGCGGCGGGCTTCTATTACAAGACCTTCATGTGGCCCAAGGCCTTCTGGGAAAAGCTCTACGAGCCGATGATCCGCCGGGCGGCGGGTCTGGGCAGTCTCAGCCGGGAAACCGATCCCGATCTCTACGACAAGGGCTTCCTGCATTGCGACCTGCTGGTCATCGGTGGCGGTCCTGCGGGTCTGGCGGCGGCGCTGACGGCGGGTCGGGCCGGGGCCGATGTGATCCTCGCCGACGAGGATTTCCTGATCGGCGGGCGGCTGAATGCCGAGACCCTGACCCTTGGCGATGCCAGCGGCGCGGACTGGGCCAAGGCGAGCGCCGCCGAACTGGCGAGCCTGCCGAATGTGCGGCTGATGCCGCGCACCACCGTCATCGGCGCCTTTGACCACGGCATCTATGGCGCGCTGGAACGCAATGCCGATCACCTGCCCGCCCCCGCCGCCGGCAAGCCCCGCCAGACGCTGTGGCGCATCTATGCGAAACGCAGCCTCCTGTGCGCCGGCGCGACGGAACGCCCGATCGCCTTCCGGAACAATGATCGGCCCGGTATCCTGATGGGCGCGGCGCTGCGCAGCTATGCCAACCGGTGGGCCGCCGTCCCGGCGCAGGAGGTGGCGATCTTCACCAACAATGACGACGGCCACCGCACCGCCGCCGATCTGCTGGCCAAGGGCGTCAGGGTCGCGGCGGTGATCGACAGCCGTTCCGACGCCCCGAAACCCGGCGGCTACGAGGTGCTGGCCGGGGCGGTGGTCACCGATGCGGCCGGTCGTCTGGGGCTCAAGTCCGTTACCGTGAAGCTTGCGAGTGGCGAGACCAAGGTCATCCCCTGCCAGCTTCTGGGCGTCTCGGGCGGCTGGAACCCGAATGTGCATCTGACCTGCCACCAGCGCGGGCGTCCGGTCTGGGATGCGTCACTGTCGAGTTTCGTGCCCGGCGGCGTGCTGCCCCCCGGCCTCTCGGTCGCGGGCGCGGCGCAGGGCCAGATGTCCACGGCTGCCTGCCTGCGGTCCGGCGCCGAGGCCGCAGTTGCCGCCCTGTCGGATCTTGGGGTCACCGCCCATCCCGCCGATCTGCCCGAGGCCGAGGATGCGCCCTACCGGATCACGCCGCTTTACCATGTGCCGGGCAAGGGCCGCGCCTGGCTGGACCAGCAGAACGATGTGACGGTGAAGGATGTGAAGCTGGCGCATCAGGAAGGCTATGTCTCGGTCGAGCATCTGAAGCGTTACACCACGCTTGGCATGGCCACCGATCAGGGCAAGACCGCGAACCTTGGCGGGCTGGCGGTGATGGCCGAGATGACCGGGAAATCCATCCCCGAGACCGGCACCACCATCTTCCGCCCGCCCTATACGCCGGTGCCGATCGCCGCCTTTGCCGGGCGCTCGGCCGGCAAGGATTTCCGCCCCACCCGGCTGACCCCCAGCCATCACTGGGCGGCCCGGCAGGGCGCGGTCTTTGTCGAGGTGGGCATGTGGATGCGGGCGCAATGGTTCCCGCGTCCGGGCGAGACCCAGTGGCGGCAATCGGTCGACCGCGAGGTTCTGGCCACCCGCAAGTCGGTCGGCATCTGCGACGTGACCACGCTTGGCAAGATCGACGTTCAGGGCAGCGAGGCGGCGGAGTTCCTCAACCGCATCTATGCCAATGCCTTCGCCAAGCTGCCGGTGGGCAAGGTCCGTTACGGGCTGATGCTGCGCGAGGACGGGATGGTGATGGATGACGGCACCGCCGCGCGGCTGGCCGAGGATCATTTCGTCATGACCACCACCACCGCCAATGCGGTGGGCGTCTATCGGCACATGGAATTCTGCCGCCAATGCCTCTGGCCCGATCTCGACGTGCAGATCATCTCGACCACCGAGGCATGGGCGCAATATTCCGTGGCCGGGCCGAATGCCCGCAAGCTGCTGCAAAAGATCGTCGATCCGGAACATGACCTCTCGAACGAGGCCTTCCCCTATATGGGCTGCGCCGAGATCACCGTCTGCGGCGGGCTGCGGGCGCGGCTGTTCCGCATCTCCTTCTCGGGCGAGCTGGCCTATGAGATCGCGGTGCCGACGCGCTATGGCGATGCACTGATGCAGCGGCTGGTCAAGGCGGGGGCGGAATTCGACGCCGTGGTCTATGGCACCGAGGCGCTTGGCGTCATGCGGATCGAAAAGGGTCATGCCGCCGGGAACGAGCTGAATGGCACCAGCACGGCGCTGAACCTCGGCATGGGCGGGATGGTGTCGAAGAAAAAGGACAGCATCGGTTCAACCCTTTCCGAACGCGAGGGGCTGAACCGCGAGGATGCGCTGGTGCTGGTCGGCTTCCGGCCGGTGAACCCTGCCGAAAGCTTCACCGCCGGTTCGCATTTCATCGCCCGCGAGGCCGAGGCCAATGCGACGAATGACCAGGGTTACATGACCTCGGTTTGCTTCTCGCCGAGCCTCGGCCATAGCATCGGGCTTGGCTTCCTGAAGAACGGCGCAGCCCGCAAGGGCGAGGTGCTGCGCGCGGTGAACCCGGTGCAGGATGCCGAGACGCTGGTCGAGGTGGTCAGCCCGCATTTCATCGATCCCGAGGGAGAGCGCGTCCGTGCATGA
- a CDS encoding sarcosine oxidase subunit delta, which yields MLIPHPLLGPRDSQEFTYLGDASLIDRPDGLAEGALDLFHDYLYLRDNPAGLHQELWFHEQGDRSWLVVTRDTRTHEIVSAELASDVARARGRSR from the coding sequence ATGCTTATTCCCCACCCTCTGCTCGGCCCGCGCGACAGTCAGGAATTCACCTATCTCGGCGATGCCAGCCTGATCGACCGCCCCGACGGGTTGGCCGAGGGCGCGCTCGACCTGTTCCATGACTACCTCTACCTACGCGACAACCCCGCCGGGCTGCATCAGGAGCTGTGGTTTCACGAACAGGGCGACCGCAGCTGGCTGGTGGTGACGCGCGACACCCGCACGCATGAGATCGTTTCGGCGGAACTGGCCAGCGACGTGGCCCGGGCAAGGGGGCGCAGCAGATGA
- a CDS encoding sarcosine oxidase subunit beta family protein gives MRYSGFKVLKEALTGHKGWRPAWRDPEPKAHYDIVIVGGGGHGLATAYYLAKVFSQASVAVIEKGWIGGGNVGRNTTIIRSNYLLDGNEPFYEFSMKLWEGLEQDFNFNAMVSQRGVLNLCHSDGQRDAFRRRGNAMRLNGVDAELLDTEGVRRIAPFLNFDSARFPIKGGLLQPRGGTVRHDAVAWGYARGADSRGVDIIQNCEVTGFRIENGQCRGVETTRGFIGAGKVGVAVAGSSGQVMAKAGLRLPIESHVLQAFVSEGLKPLLPGVITYGAGHFYVSQSDKGGLVFGGDIDGYNSYAQRGNLPVVEDVCEGGMSLMPMIGRARLLRMWGGIMDMSMDGSPIIDRTDIGGLYFNGGWCYGGFKATPASGWCFAHLLATDRPHDTATAYRFDRFRKGLMIDEKGVGAQPNLH, from the coding sequence ATGAGATATTCGGGCTTCAAGGTCCTCAAGGAGGCACTGACCGGGCACAAGGGCTGGCGACCGGCCTGGCGCGATCCCGAACCGAAAGCCCATTATGACATCGTCATCGTCGGCGGCGGCGGGCATGGGCTGGCCACGGCCTATTACCTCGCCAAGGTCTTCTCGCAGGCCAGCGTCGCGGTGATCGAGAAGGGCTGGATCGGCGGCGGCAATGTCGGGCGTAACACCACCATCATCCGCTCGAACTATCTGCTGGACGGCAACGAACCCTTCTACGAATTCTCGATGAAGCTGTGGGAGGGGCTGGAGCAGGATTTCAACTTCAACGCCATGGTCAGCCAGCGCGGCGTGCTGAACCTCTGCCACAGCGACGGCCAGCGTGACGCCTTTCGCCGGCGCGGCAATGCCATGCGGCTGAACGGCGTTGATGCCGAGCTTCTGGATACCGAAGGCGTGCGCCGCATTGCCCCCTTCCTGAATTTCGACAGCGCCCGCTTTCCGATCAAGGGGGGGCTGTTGCAGCCGCGCGGCGGCACGGTGCGCCATGACGCGGTGGCCTGGGGCTATGCCCGTGGTGCCGACAGCCGGGGTGTCGACATCATCCAGAATTGCGAGGTCACCGGCTTTCGCATCGAGAACGGCCAGTGCCGGGGGGTCGAGACCACGCGCGGCTTCATCGGTGCCGGCAAGGTGGGCGTGGCGGTGGCGGGCTCGTCGGGCCAGGTCATGGCCAAGGCCGGGCTGCGCCTGCCCATCGAAAGCCACGTGCTGCAGGCTTTTGTCTCGGAGGGGCTGAAGCCACTCTTGCCCGGGGTTATCACCTATGGCGCGGGGCATTTCTATGTCAGCCAGTCCGACAAGGGCGGGCTCGTCTTTGGCGGCGATATCGACGGCTACAACTCCTATGCCCAACGCGGCAACCTGCCGGTGGTCGAGGATGTCTGCGAGGGCGGGATGAGCCTGATGCCAATGATCGGCCGCGCCCGGCTGTTGCGCATGTGGGGCGGGATCATGGACATGTCGATGGACGGCTCGCCCATCATCGACCGCACGGATATCGGCGGGCTCTATTTCAACGGCGGCTGGTGCTATGGCGGGTTCAAGGCCACGCCGGCCTCGGGCTGGTGCTTCGCGCATCTGCTGGCGACCGACCGCCCCCACGACACCGCCACCGCCTATCGCTTCGACCGCTTCCGCAAGGGGCTGATGATCGATGAAAAGGGCGTCGGCGCCCAGCCCAACCTGCACTGA
- a CDS encoding LysR substrate-binding domain-containing protein — protein MTQDHAKRLSTERRRPLPPLDYLLAFEAAADQMSFAGAARQLNISETAISRKVRLLELHFGLDFFSRGHRSIELTAQGREFQARILPALELLRSAADDMLKTSQKRPVVLAATNSVASLWLTPRLHDFRQTTKPVSIMLVASDNDDECLAETVDLAILRGDGDWKGFEAERLFGETVFPVCSPDFLARHPEVTEAKNLPAAPLIEVSSSHTEWMNWRIFLSHLGVNGGRLDRATLFNAYPLSIQAAVDGLGVALGWAHLVDPLLDSGQLVRPLGDQQVRTEHGYYLLVPKNRPAFPGRSEVADWLMQMSANRKRYGP, from the coding sequence ATGACGCAGGATCACGCCAAGCGCCTCTCGACCGAACGGCGGCGGCCGCTGCCGCCGCTGGACTATCTTCTCGCCTTCGAGGCGGCGGCGGATCAGATGAGCTTTGCCGGCGCGGCGCGGCAGCTGAACATCAGCGAGACCGCGATCAGCCGCAAGGTGCGGCTGCTGGAATTGCATTTCGGCCTCGATTTCTTCTCGCGCGGCCACCGCTCGATCGAGCTGACCGCGCAGGGCCGCGAATTTCAGGCCCGCATCCTGCCGGCGCTGGAGCTTCTGCGCAGCGCCGCCGATGACATGCTGAAGACCAGTCAGAAGCGCCCGGTGGTGCTGGCGGCGACCAACTCGGTCGCCTCGCTGTGGCTGACCCCGCGGCTGCACGATTTCCGCCAGACAACGAAGCCGGTCAGCATCATGCTGGTCGCCTCGGACAATGACGACGAATGCCTGGCCGAGACAGTGGACCTGGCGATCCTCAGGGGCGATGGCGACTGGAAGGGGTTCGAGGCCGAGCGACTGTTCGGCGAGACGGTGTTTCCGGTCTGCTCGCCCGACTTCCTTGCCCGCCATCCCGAGGTCACCGAGGCCAAGAACCTGCCCGCCGCGCCGCTGATCGAAGTATCCAGCAGCCATACCGAATGGATGAACTGGCGCATCTTCCTGTCGCATCTGGGTGTGAATGGCGGGCGGCTGGACCGGGCCACGCTGTTCAACGCCTATCCGCTGTCGATCCAGGCGGCGGTGGATGGGCTGGGCGTGGCCCTGGGTTGGGCGCATCTGGTCGATCCGCTGCTCGACTCGGGCCAGCTGGTTCGCCCGCTTGGCGATCAGCAGGTGCGGACCGAGCATGGCTATTACCTGCTGGTACCAAAGAACCGCCCTGCATTTCCCGGCCGCAGCGAGGTCGCCGACTGGCTGATGCAGATGAGCGCCAACCGCAAACGCTATGGCCCCTGA
- a CDS encoding aminomethyltransferase family protein encodes MNQPLLFETPFQRAGVLVPGLPVLPPGVERHPVPGGGSRAVPIFKGDEITIQDREGLQPVELVVFAHDGRSDAGMIGAEGGRDPEGLKEALIRDPSGRKVVRALEKSGFDLGRADGTLVFADGSRPGDYASFTSSVDGLLIVCAAGGPMEPQEQWAPTDVVLYIRRATMPAGKDQLVAPDPLADPLIDLNILPGQAVPYEVKAGQYIQILDVKGRECSDFQAFSLRALDKGLEREIDPTTTRSLMGSLYPMPGLNSKYFTVDHEPLLEIVQDTIGRHDTFGLACTARYYADLGYPGHVNCSDNINAALSNFGIRPRGGWPAINYFFNTLLDNSHAIGMDDPWSRPGDYVLLRALTDLVCISTACPCDIDPANGWNPTDIQVRTYDKTEEFKRSIGWRKTPGADLEETRKTGFHDCFARHTRNFVEYNGYWLPNEMTSHGATAEYWAAREKAVVMDLSPLRKYEVTGPDAEALMQLCVTRDMKKLPVGGIVYTAMCYDHGGMIDDGTVFRLGEMNFRWIGGNDQSGLWLRKQAVERGLNVWVRGSTDHHCNIAVQGPLSRDILKEVIWTPPAQPTVEELGWFRLTIGRLHGFDGPPLVLSRTGYSGELGYEVFCHPKDATEIFDAIWAAGEPMGMIPLGLKALNMLRIESGLIFAGSEFDDQTDPMEAGIGFAVPLKGKSDDFIGRAALEARKANPQKKLVGLDLDGGIVPTPGDCVHVGKPQIGVVTSAVKSPILGKVIALARVDVTHAEPGTRLEVGRLDGDQKRLLATVVPFPHFDPTKERVKGNY; translated from the coding sequence ATGAACCAGCCCCTGCTTTTCGAGACGCCGTTCCAACGCGCCGGGGTGCTGGTCCCCGGCCTGCCGGTCCTACCGCCGGGGGTGGAACGCCATCCGGTGCCGGGGGGCGGCAGCCGGGCGGTGCCGATCTTCAAGGGCGACGAGATCACGATTCAGGACCGCGAGGGGCTGCAACCGGTGGAACTGGTGGTCTTTGCCCATGACGGCCGCTCGGATGCCGGGATGATCGGGGCCGAGGGCGGGCGCGATCCGGAAGGGCTGAAAGAGGCGCTGATCCGCGACCCCTCGGGCCGCAAGGTGGTGCGCGCGCTGGAGAAATCGGGCTTCGATCTGGGCCGCGCCGATGGCACGCTGGTCTTTGCCGATGGCTCGCGCCCCGGCGATTACGCCAGCTTCACCAGTTCGGTCGACGGGTTGCTGATCGTCTGCGCCGCCGGTGGACCGATGGAGCCGCAGGAGCAATGGGCGCCAACCGATGTGGTGCTGTATATCCGCCGTGCCACGATGCCGGCTGGCAAGGACCAGCTGGTTGCGCCCGATCCGCTGGCCGATCCCTTGATCGACCTGAACATCCTGCCCGGTCAGGCCGTGCCCTATGAGGTCAAGGCCGGGCAATATATCCAGATCCTCGACGTGAAGGGCCGCGAATGCTCGGACTTTCAGGCCTTCTCGCTGCGCGCGCTGGACAAGGGGCTGGAGCGTGAGATCGACCCGACCACCACCCGCTCGCTGATGGGCTCGCTTTACCCGATGCCGGGGCTCAACTCGAAATATTTCACCGTCGATCACGAGCCGTTGCTGGAAATCGTGCAGGACACGATCGGGCGGCACGACACATTCGGCCTCGCCTGCACCGCGCGCTATTACGCCGATCTGGGCTATCCGGGTCATGTGAACTGTTCCGACAATATCAATGCCGCGCTGTCGAATTTCGGCATCCGCCCGCGCGGCGGCTGGCCTGCGATCAACTATTTCTTCAACACGCTCCTGGATAACAGCCATGCCATCGGCATGGACGATCCGTGGTCACGGCCGGGGGATTATGTCCTGCTCAGGGCGCTGACCGATCTCGTCTGCATCTCGACCGCCTGTCCCTGCGACATCGATCCGGCCAATGGCTGGAACCCGACCGACATCCAGGTGCGGACCTATGACAAGACCGAAGAATTCAAGCGCTCCATCGGCTGGCGCAAAACCCCGGGGGCTGATTTGGAAGAGACCAGGAAAACCGGCTTTCACGACTGCTTTGCGCGCCATACCCGCAATTTCGTCGAGTATAACGGCTATTGGCTGCCGAACGAGATGACCAGTCACGGCGCCACCGCCGAATATTGGGCGGCGCGCGAGAAGGCGGTGGTGATGGACCTGTCGCCGCTGCGCAAATACGAGGTGACTGGCCCCGATGCAGAGGCGCTGATGCAGCTCTGCGTCACCCGCGACATGAAGAAGCTGCCGGTGGGCGGCATCGTCTATACCGCCATGTGCTATGACCATGGCGGCATGATCGACGATGGCACGGTGTTCCGCCTTGGCGAGATGAATTTCCGCTGGATTGGCGGCAATGACCAGTCGGGTCTGTGGCTGCGCAAGCAGGCGGTCGAGCGCGGGCTGAACGTCTGGGTGCGCGGCTCGACCGACCATCATTGCAACATCGCGGTGCAGGGCCCCTTGTCGCGGGACATCCTGAAAGAGGTGATCTGGACCCCGCCGGCGCAGCCCACGGTAGAGGAGCTGGGCTGGTTCCGCCTGACCATTGGCCGCCTTCACGGTTTCGACGGCCCGCCGCTGGTCCTCAGTCGCACCGGCTATTCGGGCGAGCTGGGCTACGAGGTCTTCTGCCATCCCAAGGACGCGACCGAGATCTTCGATGCGATCTGGGCGGCGGGCGAACCGATGGGGATGATCCCGCTGGGGCTGAAGGCGCTGAACATGCTGCGGATCGAATCCGGGCTAATCTTTGCCGGGTCGGAGTTTGACGACCAGACCGACCCGATGGAGGCCGGGATCGGCTTTGCCGTGCCGCTGAAGGGCAAGAGCGACGATTTCATCGGCCGCGCCGCGCTGGAGGCGCGCAAGGCCAACCCGCAGAAGAAGCTGGTGGGGCTGGATCTCGATGGCGGCATCGTCCCGACCCCTGGCGATTGCGTGCATGTCGGCAAGCCGCAGATCGGCGTCGTCACCTCGGCGGTGAAATCGCCCATCCTCGGCAAGGTCATCGCGCTGGCGCGGGTCGATGTGACCCATGCCGAGCCGGGGACGCGGCTCGAGGTCGGGCGGCTGGACGGCGATCAGAAGCGCCTGCTGGCGACGGTCGTGCCCTTCCCTCATTTCGACCCGACCAAGGAACGGGTGAAGGGCAATTACTGA
- a CDS encoding APC family permease, with translation MAEFDITSKTMDGMGPHGTNVGLLRVLGPAHVWALGVGIVLVGEYMGWNFAVGKGGAYAALIACWFAGLLYSCVAMIDSEVTSTVAAAGGQYTQAKHIVGPLMAFNVGLYLVFAYTMLEAANAITVGFLIDTVAVMTGHEGLDQRPFIVLAIMFLAWLNYRGVLATLTFSLVITAIAFSAILILFFATSPIFGSDVLQHRALMTDLPYGWLGVLAAMHFGLWYYLGIEGTTQAAEEVRSPARALPFGTLAGIMTLLIAATLTWYVCVGLMPWEYLGQAGVPLFDAARLSGSTALMVLLGIGTLFATLASANGCINDASRAWFAMGRDHYLPSWFGAVHPVYRTPYRSIIFLVPIALIFALGAPLDQVITFSILSGLLEYTFMPINVIMFRRKWPLGTIKRGYQHPFHPVPAIVLLCLCGIAFFAVFLGYGTQLVAMISFYVIVSLWFHFRRYRYVRRAAQFTMPWPRPQGY, from the coding sequence ATGGCCGAATTCGACATCACTTCGAAGACGATGGACGGCATGGGCCCGCATGGTACCAATGTCGGCCTGCTGCGCGTGCTTGGGCCGGCCCATGTCTGGGCGCTTGGCGTCGGCATCGTTCTGGTCGGCGAGTACATGGGCTGGAACTTTGCCGTGGGCAAGGGCGGCGCCTATGCGGCGCTGATCGCCTGCTGGTTCGCCGGGCTGCTGTATTCCTGCGTCGCCATGATCGACAGCGAGGTCACATCGACCGTCGCGGCGGCGGGCGGGCAATACACGCAGGCCAAGCATATCGTCGGCCCGCTGATGGCCTTCAATGTCGGCCTCTATCTCGTCTTCGCCTATACCATGCTCGAGGCCGCCAATGCGATCACCGTGGGCTTCCTGATCGATACCGTGGCGGTGATGACCGGGCATGAGGGGCTGGACCAGCGGCCCTTCATCGTGCTGGCGATCATGTTCCTTGCCTGGCTGAACTATCGCGGGGTGCTGGCCACGCTGACCTTCAGCCTCGTCATCACTGCCATCGCCTTCAGCGCCATCCTGATCCTGTTCTTCGCCACTTCCCCGATCTTCGGCAGCGACGTGCTGCAGCACAGGGCGCTGATGACTGACCTGCCCTATGGCTGGCTCGGCGTGCTGGCGGCGATGCATTTCGGGCTGTGGTATTACCTCGGGATCGAGGGCACGACACAGGCCGCCGAAGAGGTCCGTTCGCCCGCCCGCGCCCTGCCCTTCGGCACGCTGGCCGGGATCATGACGCTGCTGATCGCGGCGACCCTGACCTGGTATGTCTGCGTCGGCCTGATGCCCTGGGAATATCTCGGTCAGGCCGGGGTGCCGCTGTTTGACGCCGCGCGGCTGTCGGGCTCGACGGCGCTGATGGTGCTTCTTGGGATCGGCACCCTCTTTGCCACGCTGGCCTCGGCCAATGGCTGCATCAACGACGCCTCGCGCGCCTGGTTCGCCATGGGGCGCGACCATTACCTGCCCTCGTGGTTCGGCGCGGTGCATCCGGTCTATCGCACCCCCTATCGCTCGATCATCTTCCTCGTGCCGATCGCGCTGATCTTTGCCCTTGGCGCGCCGCTGGATCAGGTCATCACCTTCTCGATCCTGTCGGGCCTTCTGGAATATACCTTCATGCCGATCAACGTGATCATGTTCCGCCGGAAATGGCCGCTCGGCACGATCAAGCGCGGCTATCAGCATCCGTTCCACCCGGTCCCGGCCATCGTGCTGCTCTGCCTCTGCGGCATCGCCTTCTTCGCGGTGTTCCTTGGCTATGGCACCCAGCTTGTGGCGATGATCTCGTTCTATGTCATCGTCTCGCTGTGGTTCCACTTCCGCCGCTATCGCTATGTCCGCCGGGCGGCGCAGTTCACCATGCCCTGGCCGCGTCCGCAGGGCTATTGA